From the genome of Phlebotomus papatasi isolate M1 chromosome 2, Ppap_2.1, whole genome shotgun sequence:
ccgaaaaccccaaattgccATCCTATGtactttcggagatatctcgtgaaatgtgtacgaaaatagggaaaaatttacagtaaaaccgatcgcatttttcagagctaatgtcacccggtcaccccccccccccctggttgaatcattcctaataacggtttttcaaggttaaaggttaaaaaggctctagagagcgcatctatcaagcgaatggggtcatgtttcggctcgttggaaaggtcttggagtttccgacaaaactgaaccggttccaatcggttttgaatcggtaatgaaccgtttcataaaccgataaataatttttatacgaaattcaattaaattactcctgaggtgtattttgggaaatattttgagtgatatataagtcggttcaaatcggttgtgaaccggtaatgatccGAAtttttaccgataagtaatttttgttcaaatttttattactcttcaaactattttgtggaaccttatgaatcgattcaattGAGTACCGGTTGGtactggtaaacggtaaatgatgcaaaaatacttttgaggtatagcatgttacgagttcgagcatttcgcaaagcctggcaCGCTTTTCCATCCCTTTTATTCATAATTTACCAAAgaagaagatttttttgtaagtcATTCGTCTGTTTTATTACATAAAAGTCTTTTTATACAATCTATTTGTCGAAGATACTCTGAATAAGTTGCATTCGTTCCTGAACAATAAATTGGGCCACCAGAACATCAATTTCCTCGCCACTGCGTGCTATTTGTTGCCTTATAATATGCTTAAAATCCTCCTTGACGCCCTTATCCTGTCCCCTTGTGCCAATTCTGTGGGGTTTTGGTGCTTGAGGCACCGTCAATTCCAGTCGGATTTCCTCTCCCTGAGGATTCCACATGTACGTAAATTCCTCAATCATGTCCACATTGATGATGTAACTGGAGAACAGTGGGTACGTAAAGGCTCTTCTTGAGCGaattatgtcaaagattgtctcGGCAAATTGGGTTTCTAGGGGCCAATCAAGTTGCAGCAGAACAAGGAGATTCCCCAAAATGGCACTGCTGCAGTTACTGTCCAGGAGAACTTTCTGCTTTAGCACAGTGACTAGGACTTTTGTGCAATACTGCGTGACTGCTTTACGCGTGAGTGGTAACAGGACAAGGTGACGTCCTGGAGAGATGCTACAGAGATTTTTGAGATATTCTGTCCCAGAATTTGTGGGCAGTTCAGTAAGAATATTGACAATTTGATTGAAAGCTGTGACATTGATATTTCCTTGGCTGACTGAGAGGCTCAAGAGCCTCACTTGCTTGTCCAGAGTATCTTTCTGGGTTTGTAGATTTGCGTGGATGTCGTCATTTCGTCCTAGATAGACTGCCAAGTCCAGCAGGAAGCGATTTACCCATTCCGTTATGGGAAGATTCATCAGTAACTGCCCAAAATCCATCTGTAGAATTTCATTGGAGTGCAAAAGTTGCCAACAGTGAGCAGCGGTTATGAGACAATTGGGCGTTTCGACATTGCATGGAGGATTCACGGCAATTTTTACAGCTTCCACCGGTCCTGGCATTCCATCTGATAATCTCCTCTTGGTCACTGGTCCCTCCCTGAAGCCCTCAACCAGAATATAATTGACTTCTGTGTCATGGATCTTGTGGCTTATGTTGTCAATGTACTCCTGCAGGGAGAATATGAACAGAATTGAGCCCCAAAAGAggatttgtttattttcagAGGGTTTTGGTGGAGCTGATGACACAATCTTTATCAATTTCTGCCAGTAAACCTCCTTGCTCCATGTACGATTGTACGGCAGGAATTGTTCCCATTTCAGGACACCCCCGAGGGTCTCTACAATCTCGAAGATCTTCCTCCAGCATTCGGTCTTGTCCTTCTCGTCGTCTTCCTTCAGAAGCTGCTGAATGTAGTGCTCGAGGCAAATGTTCAGAATTCTATGAACCAGATCACTAGACAGCTCTACCGGACGTGTCAGGATCAGGGGGAGTGTCTCATTAATCAACATCGTACGATACTGAGGATTTGTGGGAACACCCTGTACCAGAGTCTCAAGGAGTCGTGGAATGTGCGTAGAAATGGCCTGTGGGAATCTCTTGAGGAGCAATAGAATCATTCTGCAGTGATCTAAATTGCTTTCAGAGTGATTAGCTGTGAGCAGGAGGATTTTGTGCTGGACTTCCGATGAGATGTGCTGAaacattttgaagtaaaaatcCTGTTCACCAGATATTCCCCCTTCCGGAACACGCCTTAGAGCAGCTGTGAGATTGGAAATCTCCACCGAGAGCTCATTCCACAGATCTACTGATTGATTCTGGAAGGTAATGACAATGTAGCTGAAGCATTTTGCTGCCTCCTCGTAATTATTCTCTGATTTTTCCAACTTGTAGGCCTCAAATTGGATACCAAAGTCATTAGGGTAGAGGGTTTTTGCTGTTATTATCCATGCCTTTGCCTCATATGGGTCCTTGAGGAGTCCACTCTTTGCTCTGGATATCAAATATTGTTCTCCCGTAAACACATCCATCTCCTGGCCTGCTtggttttgtatttatttacttCTCGATTGACACTCcaaatcccaagaaatttttaTGGTTGCACTACATAACCTAATTTTTCGGAAACGCTGAATATGCCATAACCTCACATTCTCCAGAATTGCGCAACAGGTGTTTTTGCTAACTGCCCGGAAAAtagttaaaaattgttttaaaaaaatgtctgaATTGGTTTTTCTCGTGATCAcaggtaaaaaaaattgtttcccAATCCAAATGATatgtaaatttattgaaaacaaCTTTTAGTAAGTGATACTTGTGCGGAAAATGCAGCTCATGATCGCAGTGGACCGGCCTTGAAGGAAAAACTTTTAGAATTGTTTCCTGCGTGTCGCGTGGAAAATGTAATTTGTCCGGATGAACATGAGAAAATAGAGAATATTCTTACCTCTGGCTGTGATAATTCAGCATACCATGCAATTTTTACAACGGGTGGGACAGGATTTGCACCCAGAGATGTCACACCAGAAGCCACGAGGAAGGTGATTGAGAAGGAGGCTCCACAGTTGGCTCAAGCCATGCTCATTTCCAGTCTGGCAGTTACCCCAATGGCTTCCCTTTCTAGAGCGGTTTGTGGTGTGAGAAAAAGCACCTTGATCGTCAACCTCCCGGGTAGCCCAAAAGCTGTCAAGGAGTGCTTGGATGCGATCTCTCGTGTGTTGCCTCATGCAATCAGCCTCTTGGGCAATGATTCTAAAACCGTGGCACGCGATCACAAAGAGATCCAAAAAGGTCGATGCGATTGTTCAAAGAACGATCTTCCTGGTGGAAAGGTATCTGAACGTGCATCAAAGTATCCCATGGTAGAGCTTCAAGATGCCCTTGAGGCAGTCTTCAGAGTAGCTGGTTCATGTGAGTAGCCTCTTATTGAATTATctgcaacatttttttattgctaaatATAAAAAAGCCATAAATGCTGACTAAGCGAGCCCTATCTTTTCAAGTGAAACTGTAAACACAATACAGAATCCACGTAATAAATAACGCTTCAAAACAGTTACTTCCTATATTTTTCATTTGCGAGATGAAGAAGATGGAAAATAATTCTAGTAACGATTCAGgattatattttgttttatctATTCATTTTGTCTGAATTTAAAATCATACAAGGGATTAGATAGTTGTTAAGACGAGGAAGGCTGCGTAAGAGAAAGCCGGTGATAAGCCTAAGTCAGCTTATAGAAGTGAGATTCTTCCGTTGTAAATTCgaattgtggcaaactcgacaGATATTTGAATAATGTAACTTTTGTTTAACATTCACTAAATGGATCAGAAATGCACATAAGTAGGGGaatgtggggcagtttcacgtatgcaatattttcgaaaatgtaaaattttaggaTTTGGGAAATATGCAGAATATTTTCAATTAGCCAAAATAAAGTAGTTGAATTTAGGTAGCTTGatcctaggatgattaactaacagatggagcattttaattcacaaatggtatatttttcttaaattctttataatttttaagttttagatcccacaaaaagaaatataacacgaaatggtaggcacatgtacagagaatatatttttattgaagttaaaatgttactggtgttacaaatagaaaatttgtcagaaaaattcaaaaaattgcgaattttacgtcttttccATATAGattttaggaactgttatcctcgtgcaatcattattaattttgagccaataacataacattagatactctttcatttggtaagagttttaaaatgattgcatttggtttgtactaaaactaaaaagtcacttaagaaaaaatataccatacttttgtacgaaaaatgtatgagaatgcttcGCCCTGGCTTGATCAtaatttataaatgtttttaaaatgattttcggaaGAGACTTCTCGTGCATGACactgccccaccctcctctattttaaaatttggtgTAAATTATTTTGGAAACTAAGAAAGTATGAAACACTTTATATCAATGTAGAACCTTACTTAAGCTTGAGATGTGCTAATTTTCGcttgaaaatgaggaaaattcaatgagaaatgcataaatgtTTGAGGAAAAATGTAACGTcgattttctcgaaaattatgAAAGACATTTAGGCTTGAATTGTGCGAAATTGCACTTGAAAATCAGGAAAGTTGGAATTGAGatttatagaagtatttgaaaaactttaacgacgattttctgttgaaaaaaaaaaacgcataaAAAATGCAGTCTGCGAAAAAAATTCACGGGCTAcgaaaaatccgcaaaaaattgcTCGATACGCATAGATTCGCGAAAAATTCTACTGACCGCAAAGATCAGCGAATAATTTTGTAGTTCGCGCACATTCGCGAAAAAATTGCGtttgataaggctcagttctaaagatgccccactttcccctagcgaaaattcacgaaaaatttTCGCGGTCCGCAGATAatgttatgtaaaaaaaaaagaatgcaaTCAGATGCTGGGGTTCCCACTTTTTTTCTTACcagtaacattaaaaaaatatcttaaaattacTAGTCTTGAGAAATTGTAAACTGTTATAGATTTCTTTTACCTTGGTCACCTTGGTCTACTCAATTACAGGTCGGGTGAAAAGGTCTGAGAGCGACACCTATAAACCTTATAAACAATTGGGAGAAATATAAATCATAGTTAATAATTTAGTATCACTCCTACTATGgatctatagggggaagtggagcagctttgaaagtggggcacctttaaaattgggatttttttatcaatgtttaagtgaaattgagccatatcataatgtaaattaGTTTCTCAAACTGTTTGTGcagataaattatatcacgatataggcctcaattttatttaaaaaaagacataatcctaaccggcttatgtaggtgagattcttaacgtgagctaactcggagtgcatgcaaattcgatttagagctgaagttgggagacgccattcagttatcttgaataaaattcgtgaaattatacaaattttgtatttgaaccaaaatgtcaaggatttggatgaactgacagaaaagtgttatatgcgtgaaatgtagaccagaatgttctctataattttgccgtagaacttgaactcatcgattactcagaagccaagataagcgaggttttttgttttttaactcgttttttcatccagagtgccccaagtagtcatttgttgaacttcaactaaatcaaagaattgttgtattttgcgggactttccatttaaacccctattttaagtgtcttggtggagtagaagcagtcaaattggcatctgagtgatttcaaagcgttattatgggaaaaatcaattttttcacacttaaacggcaaaatcggagtgatagcgtagtctgagcggaaaataatgtatggacgaaatgtagagacaaatgtgctctacaattatgttgaagtaatcatcaaaatcggttcagcgacagtcgagataattgaggttatgtgatattgaaattggtttttcgactgtggcgcccctggtgttggtcccacgaagttcaaacattctagaaagttgtagcatttggtgagatctttcgtttaagccctcattcatcaaaatcggtcacatagaaccggagatatgattttttgaatttcgtgaactttgacccctcatatctccggttctattgaaaccacagcgcgcatacgcaccattttggaaacgtcctagactggactacaacatactaaaatttcattaacttgcacaatgccgtttttgagaaaagtgactttgaatttcgatgaattttgacgctatcacagcgccatctgtggtgactttttgaacttccatctgaaagtgctcatcgagacgaaaccaaaaaggtaaaatttaggtcgctatgttaattagaaccggagatagaggccggtcaatgttcgaactttgaccccttatagctcgggtcaggggttatggatcgacttaaggttttttttgtttgataggtataatcaacggctacaacatactaaattttcagcccgatgcacaatggaatttttgagttatttaacttttgagatttaaaaattttcttttcaaaaaaagcgcccctagcggtggttttatgaacttgcgatgttagaaggggaagtggcatttcacgagagctttccaaaaagccctcactttttaaattctgacaattagaaccggagttatggccattttaagaaattttttttggacccttatagctcgggtcaggggggtcgggggaccttaagtttggtattgatggaaagctctaaggcccagctataacatactaaaatttgagtccgctgaatgccataggggcggagctattgagaaaacaaaaaaaggggggtcttcaaaatggcggaaggaggggtggggggtggggggtctatgcaccaagttgcaattttcgcccgatatataacctttgccgaaaaccgcaagtcgatatcttttttagtttaggagctattaagctccaaagagcggccggccggccggccggccgggaacgtaaattagccacatatatattcgtgatcaggaagtgctgaaacacattttggccaaatttgaggtcgatcggacgacatgaaattttgttaggattatagtaggtgagattgttaagaatctcacctaatatgtgaaaaatcccaacTTCAAAGGTGCCCGACTTCCCCCTACCAAGCTTAATTTCCATCTGGAAATTCTTACCTTTCAAGGCAATTGAAGTTGGTGTGTCGatgttttttattttcaaaatggaaAAACTTAACTTAGTGTAGTGAATCAAAAGCAAATTTAGAAGCAGTCGAAATTaattccaaaataattgaatatgaaaaatatgattGAAAAAGTGGTGCCGCATACGtaaatttttttatggaaaCTTGCTTCAACACTAATCcgaaatttgaatattattatTTGATGTTCGTATTGTTTGATCATCCATCATTATTAACTAGATTTGACTTCTAGATGAATTAGATTTGAAAACGTGAAAAAATTTCTCTGTAGGCAACACTTTAAGCCTAATAAAGAAGCAATAGCAGCCTCAGAAGTATATTTTGTAGATGTTCCAGAAATACGCTTATGTCATGGTTTAGAATTATTGGAGGGTCATTCGGTCCAGTACGTCAAAGTTATAGGAgattattgattaaaaaaagatcttggaattatGTATTCCCTTTTTCCTGTCTGGTCTTAGAACTTTTAATTCAACCTATAGATGTGCAACAGCTACCTAAAATGTTCTAAACCTCAAAACATTGCTTAAgctaaataagaaaataaattagaaaaagaaGGTCCTAGTAGTTCGATTCTTTTTTtgttacattaaaattatctcGAAAATTAAGATACCGtcacagtaaattttaaaataattctactcCAGTAGctctacaaaataaaaataaaatgtttgaaaacgTTTAGTCAGATTTCGAgataattcatgaaattttctcaaaatgtttttaaaacgcgaaaatttcataaaaaaagcaCCACTAATTATCGGCATCAGGAATGCTGGTAAAACATCTCATCTACCCTGTAAATTGTGAATAAAAGTATTAGATCGATCGAAGAAAGTCGACCAAACTgatgattacaataggtgtgattatgtaaaaatcagatgtaaatattatattttttttaaatatcctatgaagaatattttctgaaaagccGAAATCACTATAACTATTTAAAGAAAGACtttgaaagtattttatttcacactatttttaataaataaataaaaaatcatattttattgtTGAAAGAGAATAACTTAGCAGAGGTTTTTAACGACTATTAAATTCAAAAGTGCTGACAATAATTCCGAAAATTAGAACAAAGTGAAGTTGGTCACAAATGAAGTAATTCTTGTCTCCTCGTGGCTATAAAAATGCGACGTCGTCATCGACTCGGCCATTTCGTTCTGGGCTTCAGTAGTGAAAAGTCGTGATGCAGTTTTGCTCTGAATTTTGTTagataaattcaacaatttcatttttatcatcATGCTAAATAGTTCTCTCAATCGACATAGAGTAGTTTTCCATAGAAATTATAGTggtttttatgtaaaatagtGTCTAAAAATGCGGTGATATCTGGCGTCTCAATGCGTTCAATTTTGGtaagttttattttcatttcattaatgCCGGTATTTGGGAgtaaatctacagatttcttgGCAATCATTTATTTCAGCACAcgataaatataattaattagcTATTCCAACGATAATAAATGCAGTGTTTGGGGTATTATTAGGTTAATCGGGCGGTTTTGGTCGATGAtgcttggtttttttttcctttgagaCGCCCATGTTGGATTTTTCTAGAAAGCCGGCGTTCATAAAAATGCCGCAAAAATTTCAGAGAACACTGTGAgttcaatggaatttttttctgagaaattgcaattttttgtagtttgtgcactttttttttattgattgcaATGGGATTTTAAGACGGAATCtggaatttaaataatttacaaacTCCATTGATTAgtattttttggcaaaaatgttaaacaaaataaaattgaaatcgtTTATGGCTTGCTTATATCAGAGGCTTATCCAAGGTTTAATTCGCTTGATtcctttttttcgaattttcaataatattcaatgtttaaaatattttaaaatgaaaatttgtcgaTATTTTATTTCTGCAAATATTCTATTTAATAGTTCAAGAGATATCTTAGTggaatattgttaaaaaaaaatagtcattatgATTAGTTTAATTATAATTGCAATAATCCGTCTTTAGGCTAATCCTCAGctcagaggtttagcccagttcccgatggtctcACAATCCTAAAGAGca
Proteins encoded in this window:
- the LOC129801163 gene encoding integrator complex subunit 10 translates to MDVFTGEQYLISRAKSGLLKDPYEAKAWIITAKTLYPNDFGIQFEAYKLEKSENNYEEAAKCFSYIVITFQNQSVDLWNELSVEISNLTAALRRVPEGGISGEQDFYFKMFQHISSEVQHKILLLTANHSESNLDHCRMILLLLKRFPQAISTHIPRLLETLVQGVPTNPQYRTMLINETLPLILTRPVELSSDLVHRILNICLEHYIQQLLKEDDEKDKTECWRKIFEIVETLGGVLKWEQFLPYNRTWSKEVYWQKLIKIVSSAPPKPSENKQILFWGSILFIFSLQEYIDNISHKIHDTEVNYILVEGFREGPVTKRRLSDGMPGPVEAVKIAVNPPCNVETPNCLITAAHCWQLLHSNEILQMDFGQLLMNLPITEWVNRFLLDLAVYLGRNDDIHANLQTQKDTLDKQVRLLSLSVSQGNINVTAFNQIVNILTELPTNSGTEYLKNLCSISPGRHLVLLPLTRKAVTQYCTKVLVTVLKQKVLLDSNCSSAILGNLLVLLQLDWPLETQFAETIFDIIRSRRAFTYPLFSSYIINVDMIEEFTYMWNPQGEEIRLELTVPQAPKPHRIGTRGQDKGVKEDFKHIIRQQIARSGEEIDVLVAQFIVQERMQLIQSIFDK